A genomic window from Pseudomonas alcaligenes includes:
- a CDS encoding aspartate-semialdehyde dehydrogenase: protein MSKTLDIAVIGATGTVGETLVQLLEEREFPLGSLHLLAGGDSAGQSVPFRGKNLRVRELDGFDFAQVRLAFFAAGEEVSRQYAAKAQAAGCSVIDLSGALEQALPVVPEANAEALAGASAPYLLSSPAPAAAALAAVLAPLRDRPGLRKITLNAVLAVSTLGRAGVSELARQTTELLNMRPLEPQLFDRQVAFNLLARVGEPGEGGHARLERRMADELKRVLGVSGLKVAVTCCVAPVFFGDSLAVSLETAEAVDIKEVAALLGRQAGIELVEEGDYPTVVGDAVGQDELYVGRLRAGLDDPAELNLWIASDNVRKGSALNAVQIGELLIKHYL, encoded by the coding sequence ATGTCCAAGACCCTCGATATCGCCGTGATCGGCGCCACCGGTACCGTCGGCGAAACCCTGGTGCAGTTGCTGGAGGAGCGCGAGTTCCCGCTCGGCAGCCTGCATCTGTTGGCGGGCGGCGATTCCGCGGGGCAGTCCGTGCCTTTCCGCGGCAAGAACCTGCGGGTGCGTGAGCTGGACGGGTTCGACTTCGCTCAGGTGCGCCTGGCGTTCTTCGCCGCCGGCGAGGAGGTCAGCCGCCAGTACGCCGCCAAGGCCCAGGCGGCCGGCTGTTCGGTGATCGACCTGAGTGGCGCCCTGGAACAGGCATTGCCGGTCGTGCCCGAAGCCAACGCCGAGGCGCTGGCTGGTGCCAGTGCACCCTATCTGCTGTCCAGTCCGGCGCCGGCCGCCGCCGCCCTGGCTGCCGTGCTGGCACCGCTGCGCGACCGGCCCGGCTTGCGCAAGATCACCCTGAATGCGGTCCTGGCCGTTTCCACTCTGGGGCGCGCCGGGGTCAGCGAGCTGGCGCGCCAGACCACCGAGCTGCTCAACATGCGCCCGCTGGAGCCGCAGCTGTTCGATCGCCAGGTGGCGTTCAACCTGCTGGCCCGGGTTGGCGAACCGGGGGAGGGTGGTCATGCCCGGCTGGAGCGGCGGATGGCCGATGAGCTGAAGCGGGTGCTGGGCGTCTCGGGGCTGAAAGTGGCGGTCACCTGTTGTGTGGCGCCGGTGTTCTTCGGCGACAGCCTGGCCGTCTCCCTGGAAACCGCAGAGGCGGTGGATATAAAGGAAGTTGCCGCACTGCTGGGGCGGCAGGCGGGTATCGAGCTGGTGGAGGAGGGGGATTATCCGACTGTCGTCGGGGATGCGGTGGGCCAGGATGAACTGTATGTTGGGCGCTTGCGTGCTGGCCTGGACGACCCTGCCGAGCTTAATTTGTGGATTGCGTCAGATAACGTGCGAAAAGGCTCTGCGCTCAATGCTGTGCAAATTGGCGAGTTGTTGATAAAACACTATCTGTAA
- a CDS encoding FimV/HubP family polar landmark protein — translation MVRVRKLVLAIAAASALTSGTAHALGLGEIDLQSSLSQPLVAEIELLEVRDLAPGEVIPALASAEEFNKAGVDRQYFLTDLKFTPIIKPNGKSVIRITSTKPVREPYVNFLVEVLWPNGRLLREYTLLLDPPLYSPTPALTTAPSLPVAAAPAPRPQAAAPTPRPVTPSASAPVRPAAPVAPAAPAPAAPVKVAADQYKTTSSDTLWEIAQNSRQSGSVHQAMLAIQELNPNAFIGGNINRLKSGQVLRLPTDAQIKSRSQAEALAQVAEQNAAWREGRSVAASSSRQLDATKRDSAGAAPAKAEAKDSLKLVSADSGKSTAGAEKGKGDSKALNDQLAVTKESLDSTRRENEELKSRLGDLQSQLDKAQRLLELKDSQLAKLQADLAKQGQTAAAPSAEAKPQEVKPAAPVAEAKPAEVKPVEKPAAADFNYEEPAPKVEPAKPAVQAPAPQPAKPAAAKPEQPAKPVTKPVVKEPEPQGMLDQLLANPMLLGAAGGGVLLALLIGLMVLSRRNAMKEAELQNSLSAEQGDDAFASDMDLPDDSFAGLDDAADQSAIRGQAEERVAPQTADALGEADIYIAYGKFSQAAELLHNAINDEPQRGDLRLKLMEVYAELGDRDGFARQEQELREIGGSAGAVDQLKAKYPAMAAAALAGGAAVAAADELDSFSLDDLTLDEPASPQPAAADLDDAFDLSLDELDVNLDEPTAQSTPAAEATLDDLELDAGLDFDAPAAPASTVASDMDFDLDLGGDAAAESLSLGDDLADFSLDLEAESKPAAVAEDDFMLSLDDEPIAPAAEVELEMPADFDLSLADEAPAAPVADSFAAQLDEVSAELNELSGGLADELPAARPEASSSAAGLDVDDDFDFLSGTDETATKLDLARAYIDMGDSEGARDILDEVIAEGNEGQQQEARELIAKLS, via the coding sequence ATGGTTCGGGTTCGCAAACTGGTGCTGGCAATTGCGGCTGCTTCCGCGCTGACTTCCGGTACGGCACATGCGCTGGGGCTGGGGGAGATCGACCTGCAGTCCTCGCTGAGCCAGCCGCTGGTGGCGGAGATCGAGCTGCTCGAGGTGCGCGATCTGGCACCCGGTGAGGTGATCCCGGCGCTTGCCTCGGCCGAGGAGTTCAACAAGGCCGGTGTCGATCGCCAGTACTTCCTGACCGATCTCAAGTTCACGCCGATCATCAAGCCCAACGGCAAGAGCGTGATTCGCATCACCTCTACCAAGCCGGTGCGCGAGCCCTACGTCAACTTCCTCGTCGAAGTGCTGTGGCCGAATGGCCGGCTGCTGCGCGAGTACACTCTGCTGCTCGATCCGCCGCTGTATTCCCCCACTCCGGCGCTGACCACTGCGCCGAGTCTGCCGGTAGCCGCTGCACCGGCACCCCGCCCGCAGGCTGCGGCGCCCACTCCGCGCCCGGTTACCCCCAGCGCCAGTGCCCCGGTTCGCCCGGCCGCACCAGTCGCTCCGGCTGCTCCGGCCCCGGCGGCTCCGGTGAAGGTGGCAGCCGATCAGTACAAGACCACTTCCAGCGACACCCTGTGGGAAATCGCCCAGAACAGTCGCCAGAGCGGTAGCGTGCACCAGGCCATGCTGGCCATTCAGGAGCTCAACCCTAATGCCTTCATCGGCGGCAATATCAACCGTCTGAAGAGTGGCCAGGTGCTGCGCCTGCCTACCGATGCGCAGATCAAGAGCCGCAGCCAGGCCGAAGCCCTGGCCCAGGTCGCCGAGCAGAATGCCGCCTGGCGTGAGGGGCGCAGCGTCGCCGCCAGTTCTTCCCGCCAGCTGGATGCCACCAAGCGTGACAGCGCCGGTGCGGCGCCAGCCAAGGCCGAGGCCAAGGACAGCCTGAAGCTGGTTTCCGCCGACAGTGGCAAGTCGACTGCCGGTGCCGAGAAGGGCAAGGGCGATAGCAAGGCGCTCAATGACCAGCTGGCCGTCACCAAGGAAAGCCTGGATTCTACGCGTCGCGAAAACGAAGAGCTGAAAAGCCGCCTGGGCGACCTGCAGAGCCAGCTCGACAAGGCGCAGCGCCTGCTCGAACTCAAGGATAGCCAGCTGGCCAAGCTGCAGGCTGACCTGGCCAAGCAGGGCCAGACTGCGGCTGCGCCTTCCGCTGAGGCCAAGCCGCAGGAGGTCAAGCCGGCTGCTCCGGTTGCCGAGGCCAAGCCCGCCGAGGTGAAACCGGTCGAGAAGCCCGCTGCCGCCGATTTCAACTACGAAGAGCCGGCGCCCAAGGTCGAGCCAGCTAAGCCTGCCGTGCAGGCGCCGGCTCCCCAGCCGGCCAAGCCGGCCGCTGCCAAGCCCGAGCAGCCTGCCAAGCCGGTTACCAAGCCTGTGGTCAAGGAGCCGGAGCCGCAGGGCATGCTTGATCAGCTGCTGGCCAATCCCATGCTGCTCGGTGCTGCTGGCGGCGGCGTGCTGCTGGCGCTGCTGATTGGTCTGATGGTGCTGTCGCGCCGTAACGCTATGAAAGAGGCCGAGCTACAGAACAGTCTTTCTGCCGAGCAGGGCGATGACGCCTTTGCCTCCGACATGGACCTGCCGGACGACAGCTTTGCCGGGCTCGATGATGCTGCCGACCAGTCTGCAATCCGTGGTCAGGCTGAGGAGCGCGTCGCGCCGCAGACCGCCGATGCGCTGGGCGAGGCCGATATCTACATCGCCTACGGCAAGTTCAGTCAGGCTGCCGAGCTGCTGCACAATGCGATCAATGATGAGCCGCAGCGCGGTGACCTGCGCCTGAAGCTGATGGAGGTCTACGCTGAGCTGGGTGATCGTGACGGTTTTGCCCGCCAGGAGCAGGAACTGCGCGAGATCGGTGGCTCCGCCGGTGCCGTCGACCAGCTCAAGGCCAAGTATCCGGCGATGGCTGCAGCGGCCCTGGCTGGCGGTGCCGCAGTCGCCGCTGCCGATGAGCTGGACAGCTTCAGCCTGGATGACCTGACGCTGGACGAGCCGGCGTCGCCGCAGCCTGCTGCCGCTGATCTGGATGATGCCTTCGATCTGAGCCTGGATGAGCTGGACGTCAATCTGGACGAGCCGACTGCGCAGAGCACTCCGGCTGCCGAGGCAACGCTGGACGATCTGGAGCTGGATGCCGGCCTCGACTTCGACGCCCCGGCAGCTCCGGCCAGCACTGTTGCCAGCGACATGGATTTCGACCTGGACCTGGGCGGAGATGCTGCCGCTGAGAGCCTGTCCCTGGGCGACGATCTGGCCGACTTCAGTCTGGACCTGGAGGCCGAGAGCAAGCCGGCTGCTGTTGCCGAAGATGATTTCATGCTCAGCCTGGATGACGAGCCGATCGCGCCGGCTGCCGAGGTCGAGCTGGAGATGCCGGCCGACTTCGACTTGTCGCTGGCCGACGAGGCGCCCGCTGCTCCGGTGGCGGACAGCTTCGCCGCCCAGTTGGACGAGGTTTCCGCCGAGCTGAATGAGCTCAGTGGCGGTCTGGCCGACGAGCTGCCGGCTGCTCGGCCGGAGGCTTCCTCTAGCGCAGCGGGGCTGGATGTGGACGACGATTTCGACTTCCTCTCGGGTACCGACGAGACCGCCACCAAGCTGGATCTGGCACGTGCCTACATCGACATGGGCGACAGTGAAGGCGCCCGCGATATTCTCGACGAAGTGATCGCCGAGGGTAACGAGGGGCAGCAGCAGGAAGCACGTGAGCTGATTGCCAAGCTGAGCTGA
- the truA gene encoding tRNA pseudouridine(38-40) synthase TruA, whose protein sequence is MSDAIPPAAAEMAAAGVSRIALGIEYKGARYRGWQRQEAGVPSVQEALERALSQVAAEPVSVICAGRTDAGVHASGQVVHFDTRVERPLKAWVMGGNAHLPADVSVTWAKVMPADFHARFKAFARRYRYVIYNDPIRPAHLAEEVTWNHRPLDVARMREAAAHLVGTHDFTSFRAVQCQAKSPVKTVHHLEVIEHGRFIVIDVRANAFLHHMVRNFAGVLMTIGAGEREPGWVGEVLAARDRRSGGVTAHPYGLYLVQVEYPQEFELPQRYLGPHFLSALPQSFG, encoded by the coding sequence ATGTCCGACGCAATACCACCAGCGGCGGCCGAAATGGCCGCCGCTGGCGTTTCCAGAATCGCCCTCGGCATCGAGTACAAGGGGGCCCGCTACCGTGGCTGGCAGCGCCAGGAGGCTGGCGTGCCCTCGGTCCAGGAGGCGCTGGAGAGGGCGCTGTCGCAGGTCGCCGCCGAGCCGGTCAGTGTCATCTGTGCCGGGCGCACCGATGCCGGCGTGCATGCCAGTGGCCAGGTGGTGCATTTCGATACCCGCGTCGAGCGCCCGCTCAAGGCCTGGGTCATGGGCGGCAATGCCCACCTGCCGGCCGATGTCAGCGTGACCTGGGCCAAAGTCATGCCGGCAGACTTCCATGCTCGCTTCAAGGCTTTCGCCCGGCGCTATCGCTACGTGATCTACAACGATCCGATCCGTCCGGCACACCTGGCCGAGGAAGTCACCTGGAATCACCGCCCTCTGGATGTGGCGCGCATGCGTGAGGCAGCGGCCCATCTGGTCGGTACCCATGACTTCACTTCCTTCCGTGCGGTGCAGTGCCAGGCCAAGTCGCCGGTGAAGACGGTGCACCATCTGGAAGTGATCGAGCATGGTCGCTTCATCGTCATCGACGTGCGCGCCAATGCCTTCCTGCATCACATGGTGCGCAACTTCGCCGGGGTGCTGATGACCATAGGCGCCGGCGAGCGTGAGCCGGGCTGGGTCGGCGAGGTGCTCGCGGCACGCGATCGGCGCAGCGGCGGCGTCACCGCCCATCCCTATGGCCTGTACCTGGTGCAGGTGGAGTACCCGCAGGAATTCGAGTTGCCGCAGCGCTACCTGGGGCCGCATTTCCTCTCCGCACTGCCGCAAAGCTTCGGCTGA
- a CDS encoding phosphoribosylanthranilate isomerase, translating into MTAVRVKICGITRVEDALAAAAAGADAIGLVFYAGSPRAVGAEQARAIIAALPPFVTTVGLFVDAGRDELAHILASVPLDLLQFHGDESAEQCEGFGRPYIKALRVRAGDDIVARVADYPGAQGILLDAYVEGVPGGTGEAFDWSLIPQGLSKPLILAGGLRPDNVATAVAQVRPYAVDVSGGVEASKGIKDAQKVGAFIREARGG; encoded by the coding sequence TTGACAGCCGTTCGCGTCAAAATCTGTGGAATCACTCGGGTCGAGGATGCCCTTGCCGCCGCCGCAGCCGGGGCCGACGCCATCGGTCTGGTGTTCTATGCCGGGAGCCCGCGGGCCGTCGGTGCCGAGCAGGCGCGGGCAATCATCGCGGCGCTGCCCCCTTTCGTGACCACGGTCGGCCTGTTCGTCGATGCCGGTCGCGACGAGCTGGCGCATATCCTCGCCAGCGTGCCGCTGGATCTGCTGCAGTTCCACGGCGACGAGTCGGCCGAGCAGTGCGAAGGCTTCGGGCGTCCCTATATCAAGGCGCTGCGTGTCAGGGCCGGCGATGACATCGTCGCCCGGGTGGCTGACTATCCGGGCGCCCAGGGCATCCTGCTGGATGCCTATGTCGAAGGGGTGCCCGGTGGAACCGGCGAGGCGTTCGACTGGTCATTGATACCGCAGGGGTTGAGCAAGCCGCTGATCCTGGCCGGCGGTCTGCGCCCGGACAACGTCGCGACTGCCGTCGCCCAGGTGCGTCCTTATGCCGTGGACGTGAGTGGTGGCGTCGAGGCGAGCAAGGGGATCAAGGATGCGCAGAAGGTCGGGGCATTCATTCGCGAGGCACGCGGTGGCTGA
- the accD gene encoding acetyl-CoA carboxylase, carboxyltransferase subunit beta codes for MSNWLREKLIPSIMRSEVKKSSVPEGLWHKCPSCDAVLYRPELEKTLDVCPKCNHHMRIDARTRLDLFLDADGREELGAELEPVDRLKFRDSKKYKDRLAAAQKETGEKDALISMSGKLQGMPVVACAFEFSFMGGSMGAIVGERFVRAANVALEKRCPLVCFAASGGARMQEALISLMQMAKTSAVLARLREEGIPFVSVLTDPVYGGVSASLAMLGDVIVAEPRALIGFAGPRVIEQTVREKLPEGFQRSEFLLEHGAIDMIIHRNDLRPRLARLLAQLQHLPTPAATA; via the coding sequence ATGAGCAACTGGTTGAGAGAAAAGCTGATCCCCTCGATCATGCGTTCCGAGGTCAAGAAGAGCTCGGTGCCCGAGGGGCTCTGGCACAAGTGCCCGTCCTGCGATGCCGTGCTCTATCGTCCCGAGCTGGAAAAGACCCTCGATGTCTGCCCCAAGTGCAACCACCACATGCGCATCGATGCGCGTACTCGCCTGGACCTGTTCCTTGATGCCGACGGCCGTGAGGAACTGGGCGCCGAGCTGGAGCCGGTGGATCGCCTGAAATTCCGCGACAGCAAGAAATACAAGGACCGTCTGGCCGCCGCGCAGAAGGAAACCGGCGAGAAGGACGCCCTCATCTCCATGAGCGGCAAGCTGCAGGGTATGCCCGTGGTGGCCTGCGCCTTCGAGTTCAGCTTCATGGGCGGGTCCATGGGCGCCATCGTCGGCGAGCGCTTCGTGCGTGCCGCCAACGTGGCCCTGGAGAAGCGCTGCCCGCTGGTGTGCTTCGCCGCCTCCGGCGGTGCGCGCATGCAGGAGGCACTGATCTCGCTGATGCAGATGGCCAAGACCAGCGCCGTGCTGGCGCGTCTGCGCGAGGAGGGCATTCCCTTCGTCTCCGTACTCACCGACCCGGTCTACGGCGGCGTGTCCGCCAGCCTGGCCATGCTCGGCGACGTGATAGTCGCCGAGCCGCGCGCGCTGATCGGTTTCGCCGGTCCGCGGGTGATCGAGCAGACCGTGCGCGAGAAGCTGCCGGAAGGCTTCCAGCGCAGCGAGTTCCTGCTGGAGCATGGCGCCATCGACATGATCATTCACCGTAACGACCTGCGGCCGCGCCTGGCCCGCCTGCTGGCGCAGCTGCAGCACCTGCCGACCCCCGCGGCCACTGCATGA
- the folC gene encoding bifunctional tetrahydrofolate synthase/dihydrofolate synthase, producing the protein MSRSLADWLSYLEQLHPSAIDMGLERSREVARRLGLGKPAPRVITVTGTNGKGSTCAFLAALLREQGLKVGVYSSPHLLHYNERVQLEGRDAGDEELCAAFAAVEAGRGEISLTYFEMGTLAAFWLFERAGLDAVVLEVGLGGRLDAVNLVDADLALVTSIGLDHAEWLGDTRESVAFEKAGILRQGKPAFCGDLDPPLPLLQRVAELDCPLFLRGRDYDLAIGERSWHWRGLTADGQVLELHDLPLLDLPMENAALALQAYAVLGLAWQPERLANALRATRVAGRLERRQLRWQGKQLSLLLDVGHNPHAAEYLAARLAARPPKGRRLAVFGLLADKDLAGVLAPLQLEVQGWAVAPLDSPRSRPAGELEAALRNLGADVRACSSVAEALLVQCGQAHEDDEILVFGSFYCVAEALEWLGQQVEAGDGGAG; encoded by the coding sequence ATGAGCCGATCCCTCGCCGACTGGCTGAGCTACCTGGAGCAACTGCACCCCAGCGCCATCGACATGGGCCTGGAGCGCTCGCGCGAGGTCGCTCGCCGGCTCGGCCTGGGCAAGCCGGCGCCGCGGGTGATCACCGTCACCGGCACCAACGGCAAGGGCTCCACTTGTGCCTTCCTGGCGGCCCTGCTGCGTGAGCAGGGGCTCAAGGTCGGCGTCTACAGCTCGCCACACCTGCTGCATTACAACGAGCGGGTCCAGCTCGAAGGTCGCGATGCCGGCGACGAGGAGCTGTGTGCGGCCTTCGCCGCTGTCGAGGCCGGGCGTGGCGAGATTTCCCTGACCTATTTCGAAATGGGCACCCTGGCGGCCTTCTGGCTGTTCGAGCGCGCCGGCCTGGACGCCGTGGTGCTGGAGGTCGGTCTCGGCGGCCGGCTGGATGCGGTCAACCTGGTCGATGCCGACCTGGCGCTGGTCACCAGCATCGGCCTGGACCACGCCGAGTGGCTGGGCGACACCCGCGAGTCGGTGGCCTTCGAGAAGGCCGGCATCCTGCGCCAGGGCAAGCCGGCGTTCTGTGGTGATCTCGACCCGCCACTGCCGCTGCTGCAGAGGGTCGCCGAGCTGGATTGCCCCCTGTTCCTGCGCGGGCGCGACTACGACCTGGCCATCGGCGAGCGGAGCTGGCACTGGCGCGGTCTCACCGCGGACGGTCAGGTGCTCGAGCTGCACGATCTGCCGCTGCTGGATCTGCCGATGGAAAACGCCGCCCTGGCCCTGCAGGCCTATGCCGTGCTGGGGCTGGCCTGGCAGCCCGAGCGCCTGGCCAATGCGCTGCGCGCCACCCGGGTGGCGGGGCGCCTGGAGCGTCGTCAATTGCGCTGGCAGGGTAAGCAGCTGAGCCTGCTGCTGGATGTTGGCCACAACCCGCATGCCGCCGAATACCTGGCTGCGCGCCTGGCGGCGCGCCCGCCCAAGGGGCGGCGGCTGGCGGTATTCGGCCTGCTGGCCGACAAGGATCTGGCCGGCGTGCTGGCGCCGTTGCAGCTGGAGGTGCAGGGCTGGGCGGTAGCGCCGCTGGACAGTCCGCGTTCGCGCCCGGCCGGCGAGCTGGAGGCGGCCCTGCGCAACCTGGGTGCCGATGTGCGTGCCTGCTCCAGCGTCGCCGAAGCATTGCTGGTACAGTGTGGCCAGGCGCACGAGGATGACGAGATCCTCGTGTTCGGATCTTTCTATTGCGTGGCCGAGGCCCTGGAGTGGCTCGGCCAACAGGTGGAGGCGGGCGATGGCGGTGCTGGATAA
- a CDS encoding SPOR domain-containing protein, translating into MAVLDKGLKQRLVGAVVLISLAVIFLPRLFSREDELRQVVVDAPAMPAKPTMPEVALEPVSVPEPVAEDEVPPVEPVPQSPSEPIATPVQPVVEPQAPVQASTPEEKPASGLDANSLPVSWSVQLASLSSRAGAEKLQQTLRSSGYNAYIRSFDGMNRVFVGPVIERAEADRLRDQLNRQQKLNGFVVRFQPENG; encoded by the coding sequence ATGGCGGTGCTGGATAAGGGGCTCAAGCAGCGTTTGGTTGGTGCTGTGGTGCTGATATCGCTGGCGGTGATCTTCCTGCCTAGACTGTTTTCCCGCGAGGACGAGCTGCGCCAGGTGGTGGTCGATGCCCCGGCCATGCCGGCAAAACCGACCATGCCCGAAGTGGCGCTGGAACCGGTGAGCGTGCCCGAACCGGTGGCCGAGGACGAAGTGCCGCCGGTGGAGCCGGTGCCGCAATCGCCCAGCGAGCCGATTGCCACCCCGGTGCAACCGGTCGTCGAGCCGCAGGCGCCGGTGCAGGCCAGCACGCCCGAGGAGAAGCCGGCCAGCGGCCTGGACGCCAACAGCCTGCCGGTCAGCTGGTCGGTACAGCTGGCCAGCCTGTCCAGCCGCGCCGGTGCCGAGAAACTGCAGCAGACCCTGCGCAGCAGTGGCTACAACGCCTATATCCGCAGTTTCGATGGCATGAACCGGGTGTTTGTCGGGCCGGTCATCGAGCGTGCCGAGGCCGATCGCCTGCGCGACCAGCTCAACCGCCAGCAGAAGCTCAACGGTTTCGTGGTGCGTTTCCAGCCGGAGAACGGCTGA
- a CDS encoding CvpA family protein: MAFTWVDWAIIAVIAISSLISLRRGFFKEALSLLTWIIAGVVAWMFGGALSQHLTDFIETPSMRVIAACAILFVVTLLVGALINFLIGELIRVTGLSGTDRFLGMVFGAARGALLVVVLVGLVSLAPVQQDQWWQQSTLLPHFLMVADWSKNLILSLTSQWLASGITDTPELPSYEGLLQPKLP; this comes from the coding sequence GTGGCATTCACTTGGGTCGATTGGGCGATCATCGCCGTCATCGCCATCTCCAGTCTGATCAGCCTGCGCCGTGGCTTCTTCAAGGAGGCCCTGTCGCTGCTGACCTGGATCATCGCCGGTGTGGTCGCCTGGATGTTCGGCGGCGCCTTGTCGCAGCACCTGACGGATTTCATCGAGACGCCGTCGATGCGGGTCATCGCCGCCTGCGCCATTCTCTTCGTGGTGACCCTGCTGGTCGGGGCGCTGATCAATTTCCTCATCGGTGAGCTGATCCGGGTAACCGGCCTGTCGGGCACCGATCGTTTTCTCGGCATGGTCTTCGGCGCGGCGCGCGGGGCCCTGCTGGTGGTCGTGCTGGTGGGGCTGGTGAGCCTGGCACCGGTGCAACAGGATCAATGGTGGCAGCAGTCGACCCTGCTGCCGCATTTTCTGATGGTGGCGGACTGGTCGAAGAACCTCATCCTGAGCCTGACCAGCCAGTGGCTCGCCAGCGGCATCACCGATACGCCCGAGCTTCCGTCCTACGAGGGTCTCTTGCAGCCTAAACTGCCGTAA
- the purF gene encoding amidophosphoribosyltransferase → MCGIVGIVGKSNVNQSLYDALTVLQHRGQDAAGIVTSHGGRLFLRKDNGLVRDVFQQRHMQRLVGNVGIGHVRYPTAGSSSSAEAQPFYVNSPYGITLAHNGNLTNVEQLSREIYESDLRHVNTNSDSEVLLNVFAHELAVRGKLQPTEEDVFAAVAGVHARCRGGYAVVAMITGYGVVGFRDPHAIRPIVFGQRHTDEGVEYMIASESVALDVLGFSLIRDLAPGEAVYITEDGKLHTRQCASNPQYSPCIFEHVYLARPDSLMDGVSVYKARLRMGEKLAEKIQRERPDHDIDVVIPIPDTSRTSALELANQLGVKFREGFVKNRYIGRTFIMPGQAARKKSVRQKLNAIDLEFRGKNVMLVDDSIVRGTTCKQIIQMAREAGAKKVYFCSAAPAVRYPNVYGIDMPSAHELIAHGRTTEEVAELIGADWLVYQDLDDLKEAVGGGKIKIEHFDCAVFDGQYVTGDVNEAYLNKIEQARNDAAKVKVHSASAIIDLHND, encoded by the coding sequence ATGTGCGGCATCGTCGGTATCGTCGGTAAGTCCAACGTCAATCAGTCCCTGTATGACGCCCTTACCGTGCTCCAGCATCGCGGCCAGGACGCTGCCGGCATCGTCACCAGCCATGGCGGGCGTCTGTTCCTGCGCAAGGACAACGGCCTGGTGCGCGATGTGTTCCAGCAACGCCACATGCAGCGCCTGGTGGGTAACGTCGGCATCGGCCACGTGCGCTACCCCACCGCCGGCAGTTCCAGCTCCGCCGAGGCGCAGCCGTTCTACGTCAACTCGCCGTACGGCATCACCCTGGCGCACAACGGCAACCTGACCAACGTCGAGCAGCTGTCGCGCGAGATCTACGAGTCCGACCTGCGCCACGTCAACACCAACTCCGACTCGGAAGTGCTGCTCAACGTGTTCGCCCACGAGCTGGCGGTGCGTGGCAAGCTGCAGCCGACCGAGGAAGACGTGTTTGCCGCCGTCGCCGGCGTGCATGCCCGCTGCCGCGGTGGTTACGCCGTGGTGGCGATGATCACCGGCTACGGTGTGGTCGGCTTCCGCGACCCCCATGCGATCCGCCCGATCGTCTTCGGCCAGCGCCACACCGACGAGGGCGTGGAGTACATGATCGCCTCCGAAAGCGTCGCCCTCGACGTGCTCGGCTTCAGCCTGATCCGCGACCTGGCGCCGGGCGAGGCGGTGTACATCACCGAGGACGGCAAGCTGCACACCCGCCAGTGCGCCTCTAACCCGCAGTACTCGCCGTGCATCTTCGAGCACGTCTACCTGGCCCGTCCGGACTCGCTGATGGACGGCGTGTCGGTGTACAAGGCGCGCCTGCGCATGGGCGAGAAGCTGGCCGAGAAGATCCAGCGCGAGCGCCCGGACCACGACATCGACGTGGTCATCCCGATCCCGGACACCAGCCGCACTTCCGCCCTGGAACTGGCCAACCAGCTGGGTGTGAAGTTTCGCGAGGGCTTCGTCAAGAACCGCTACATCGGCCGCACCTTCATCATGCCCGGCCAGGCCGCGCGCAAGAAGTCGGTCCGGCAGAAGCTCAACGCCATCGACCTGGAGTTCCGCGGCAAGAACGTGATGCTGGTGGACGATTCCATCGTGCGTGGCACCACCTGCAAGCAGATCATCCAGATGGCCCGCGAGGCCGGTGCCAAGAAGGTGTATTTCTGCTCCGCGGCTCCGGCGGTGCGTTATCCCAACGTGTATGGCATCGACATGCCGAGCGCCCACGAGCTGATCGCCCACGGCCGTACCACCGAGGAAGTGGCCGAGCTGATCGGCGCCGACTGGCTGGTGTACCAGGACCTGGACGATCTCAAGGAAGCGGTCGGCGGCGGCAAGATCAAGATCGAGCACTTCGACTGCGCGGTGTTCGACGGCCAGTACGTCACCGGCGACGTCAACGAGGCCTATCTGAACAAGATCGAGCAGGCGCGCAACGACGCGGCCAAGGTCAAGGTGCACAGCGCCAGCGCCATCATCGATCTGCACAACGACTGA